From Candidatus Eremiobacterota bacterium, a single genomic window includes:
- a CDS encoding YcaO-like family protein, translating into MQHSQNEAFERAFEQRAPKRHVKGTHRTVGPAETLARARQVAPSMGITRIANVTGLDVVGIPVTMVVRPNARSLSVSQGKSLDLDAAKASGIMESIELHHAENVERPLRFCTAEELRREHSVADLAALSRPSNSIFHDDLPMLWIEGFDLVDRRSTWVPYEMVSLNWRLPLPPGHGSFTSSSNGLASGNTLLEATSHAICELVERDATALSYASGVPATIIDLATIDDPDCRTALEMYEAAGFEVFVFDITSDVGVPAFSCIVVDPAQGHVVDYRRAGGDGCHLDRNIALLRALTEAAQSRLTMIAGSRDDLARRAYQPGADVGRRLEHEGRTRANGDFRAVETLATDDLRDDVVRLLAMLRKAGLEHVIAFDLSRPDLPFSVVRAIVPGLEGMRTAPNYRPGARAQRAMRSAPA; encoded by the coding sequence ATGCAGCACAGCCAGAATGAAGCGTTCGAGCGCGCGTTCGAGCAGCGGGCACCGAAACGTCATGTGAAAGGGACGCATCGGACGGTCGGCCCGGCCGAGACGCTGGCGCGGGCGAGGCAGGTCGCGCCGTCGATGGGGATCACGCGGATCGCCAACGTGACCGGCTTGGACGTCGTCGGCATCCCGGTGACGATGGTCGTCCGCCCGAACGCGCGCTCGCTCTCGGTCTCGCAGGGGAAGAGCCTGGACCTCGACGCCGCCAAGGCGTCCGGGATCATGGAGTCGATCGAGCTTCATCACGCCGAGAACGTCGAGCGGCCGCTCCGATTCTGCACGGCGGAAGAGCTGCGGCGCGAACATTCCGTCGCGGACCTCGCCGCGCTCAGCCGTCCGTCGAACAGCATTTTCCACGACGACCTTCCGATGCTGTGGATCGAGGGGTTCGATCTGGTCGACCGGCGCAGCACGTGGGTTCCCTACGAGATGGTGAGCCTCAATTGGCGGCTCCCGCTCCCTCCCGGCCACGGAAGCTTCACCTCCTCGTCGAACGGGCTCGCGTCGGGAAACACGCTGCTCGAGGCGACGAGCCATGCGATCTGCGAGCTGGTCGAGCGCGACGCGACCGCGCTCTCGTACGCATCCGGAGTCCCGGCGACGATCATCGATCTCGCGACGATCGACGATCCGGACTGCAGGACGGCGCTCGAGATGTACGAGGCGGCGGGATTCGAGGTGTTCGTCTTCGACATCACCTCGGACGTCGGCGTGCCAGCGTTCTCGTGCATCGTCGTCGACCCGGCCCAGGGGCACGTGGTCGACTACCGCCGCGCCGGCGGTGACGGCTGCCACCTGGACCGCAACATCGCGCTGCTGCGCGCTCTCACCGAGGCGGCACAGAGCAGGCTCACGATGATTGCCGGCTCGCGCGACGATCTCGCCCGACGCGCGTACCAGCCCGGCGCGGACGTCGGACGCCGTCTCGAGCACGAGGGGCGCACGCGAGCGAACGGCGATTTCCGCGCGGTCGAGACGCTGGCGACCGACGATTTGCGCGACGACGTCGTCAGGCTCTTAGCGATGCTGCGCAAGGCGGGCCTCGAGCACGTCATCGCCTTCGACTTGAGCCGGCCGGATCTGCCGTTCTCCGTGGTGCGCGCGATCGTCCCGGGGCTGGAAGGGATGCGCACCGCTCCGAATTATCGCCCGGGCGCGCGGGCGCAGCGCGCGATGCGGAGCGCTCCGGCGTGA